From Molothrus ater isolate BHLD 08-10-18 breed brown headed cowbird chromosome 8, BPBGC_Mater_1.1, whole genome shotgun sequence, a single genomic window includes:
- the LOC118688162 gene encoding C-type lectin domain family 2 member D-related protein-like translates to MCQGQGAVCSRQRDAGCEQEENELCSILGVANEPQHPQQGPAAAVPHLPGAQEATWHQQGDATCERAVGADVENGFCTSDGSVREPLAPQGTSATKNEHKRNLRRFLGEWIRGHPVGTAVLILLLLVLVLALGVALAVLAAPQVPVTAATPPSLLGCPHGWVGYNGVCYYFSRDFSTWEQGQERCSELGASLAIAKDEEAMDLLFRLRGNVDYWLGLRRRGERLHWGDGSSYSSR, encoded by the exons ATGTGTCAGGGGCAAGGTGCTGTTTGTTCCAGGCAGAGAGATGCCGGCTGTGAGCAGGAGGAGAATGAACTCTGCTCCATCCTTGGAGTTGCGAATGagccccagcatccccagcagggaccAGCAGCCGCGGTTCCACACCTGCCTGGGGCGCAAGAAGCCACCTGGCATCAGCAGGGGGATGCCACTTGTGAGCGTGCAGTGGGTGCAGATGTGGAGAATGGATTCTGCACCAGTGATGGGAGTGTGAGAGAGCCCCTGGCTCCCCAGGGCACATCAGCAACCAAGAATGAACACAAAAGGAACCTCAGAAGATTCCTGG gtgaaTGGATCAGGGGCCATCCCGTGGGCACGGCGGTGCTgattctgctgctcctggtgctggtgctggctttgggggtggccttggctgtgctggcag caccacaggtTCCAGTCACAGCTGCGACTCCGCCGTCCCTTctgggctgtccccatggctgGGTTGGGTACAATGGGGTCTGCTACTACTTCTCCAGGGATTTCAGCACCTGGGAGCAGGGTCAGGAACGGTGCTCCGAGCTCGGGGCCTCCCTGGCCATTGCCAAGGATGAGGAGGCCATG GATTTGCTCTTCCGCCTCCGCGGGAACGTCGATTACTGGCTCGGGCTGCGCAGACGGGGCGAGCGCCTGCACTGGGGGGACGGCAGCAGCTACAGCTCCCGGTGA
- the LOC118688288 gene encoding microsomal triglyceride transfer protein-like: MDPQAAWGCLCLLCFSLLRAAKGNLLPSFQPRSLYQYQYSLAVQLQHTSTPSPWGAQLQAEALIHLQQLWRDPGGDELLQLQIHDLKAQHQPEEERSQDSTGGSPVEIALSPEAQAELQQPVFISWSSGKVKAFYGNEAENILISNLKRGIISLFQLQAHAGTTVEEDASGSCQVTYTVSNHSITKAKDLRSCSKPKSGFSSMNKIFGVEWQPSSRSQYVVRDNLLQSVLAEESHVLAPALRSRSGIKISSRQQLQLVSPAMPGLAEVSGQSLEDVLAGTGARPQPLGMASLPFRRVCTHCPSLRAFLKAFDRQRVRTDTSRVATAWQFQRFIQMLRSAKKRDVLQLLRRAPEEARPFLVEAAVATQSVASLAALSDFLDFSQEPKSLLEKFLYTAAFSPRPSGELLQLVLDKLDGKQLAPEVWETGIVAVGSLVGKLCQQKLCGLQVVERGVETMLRGLRGAEEEPKVVISLLALGNARLPETIPTLLEHAEDGPRAVTAAATSALQRFPTAHISSKVKQVMRRIFHQKRKSYDKTCRLAAAEILLDNHPLPMDVINILLATSEMETEVATFLLLKVQNSLRDHHHLARKIMKDIMGDPRINNYNFFSKAGISSSFSGPLAVTQDLTSTFGLDLLFLEGGFLRKSVSDFSLLSHGQRLRAAQVTFEAQGMESMMGENLSEGEEEPELMAGMAATFFDVQLRPIVFFQGYTDLMGKVLLSSAEPTSVVRGNLLLMDHHQVIPLQAGLQVTIKLQAGLGLDISADMDVSIWEQELKTSVNARGSLAMDFQAELDSPLLQATLRSQTEVETSLHFDTKLRFSSSPVLMCLQLREEQVPYREVLSVSQSAGSRSSTARRGRRGAVPGREFALHQTNSKVCNLLLAAEKE; encoded by the exons ATGGATCCACAGGCAGCTTGGGGATGCTTGtgcctgctttgcttttccctcctgagagcagcaaaaG GGAATTTGCTGCCTTCTTTCCAGCCCAGGAGCCTGTATCAGTACCAGTACTCCCTGgctgtccagctgcagcacacctCCACTCCATCCCCGTGGGGAGCCCAGCTGCAGGCCGAGGCACTGatccatctgcagcagctctggagggacCCAGGCGGGGAcgagctgctccagctgcag ATCCATGACCTGAAGGCCCAACACCAGCCAGAAGAGGAGAGGAGCCAGGACAGCACCGGAGGCTCCCCTGTAGAGATTGCACTGAGCCcagaggcacaggcagagctccagcagccagtGTTCATctcctggagcagtgggaag gtCAAAGCTTTCTACGGGAATGAAGCAGAAAACATCCTGATCTCCAACCTGAAACGAGGCATCATCAGCCTGTTCCAGCTTCAGGCCCACGCTGGCACCACAGTGGAG GAAGATGCCTCTGGAAGCTGCCAGGTCACCTACACCGTGTCCAACCATTCCATCACCAAGGCCAAAGATCTCCGCAGCTGCTCAAAGCCAAAGTCTGGATTCTCCTCCATGAACAAA aTTTTTGGAGTGGAGTGGCAGCCCTCCAGCAGAAGCCAGTACGTGGTGAGGGATAACCTGCTCCAGTCAGTCCTGGCAGAGGAAAGCCACgtgctggctccagccctgagaTCCCGCTCCGGCATCAAAATCAGCTCAAG gcagcagctccagctggtgTCTCCTGCAatgcctgggctggcagaggtgtCTGGACAAAGCCTTGAGGATGTGCTGGCTGGCACGGGGGCAcggccccagcccctgggcatGGCCAGCCTGCCCTTCAGGAGGGTCTGCACCCACTGCCCGTCG CTGAGAGCCTTCCTGAAGGCTTTTGACAGGCAGAGAGTCAGAACAGACACCTCGAGGGTGGCGACAGCCTGGCAGTTCCAGAGGTTCATCCAGATGCTGCGCAGTGCCAAGAagagggatgtgctgcagctgctgaggagagcCCCTGAGGAGGCACG ccccttcctggTGGAGGCAGCGGTGGCCACACAGTCAGTGGCTTCCCTGGCAGCGCTCTCAGACTTCCTGGATTTCAGCCAGGAgcccaaatccctcctggagAAGTTTCTCTACACAGCAGCTTTCTCTCCCCGGCCTTCAGGAGAGCTCCTCCAGCTCGTCCTG GACAAGCTGGATGGGAAGCAGCTGGCGCCTGAGGTCTGGGAGACAGGAATAGTTGCTGTGGGCTCTCTGGTGggcaagctgtgccagcagaagctctgtgggctgcag GTGGTGGAGCGTGGGGTGGAAACCATGCTCAGGGGGCTCAGAGGTGCCGAGGAGGAGCCCAAGGTGGTCAtttccctgctggccctggggaaTGCAAGGCTCCCTGAGACCATCCCCACCCTCCTGGAGCACGCTGAGGACGGCCCCAGGGCTGTCACCGCCgcagccacctctgccctgcagcGATTCCCCACTGCCCACATCTCCAGCAAG GTGAAGCAAGTGATGAGGAGGATTTTCCACCAGAAGAGGAAGAGTTATGACAAAACCTGTcgcctggctgctgcagaaatcCTCCTGGACAACCACCCCCTGCCCATGGATGTCATCAACATCCTGCTGGCCACCAGTGAGATGGAAACAGAGGTGGCCACGTTCCTGCTGCTCAAAGTGCAGAACAGCCTGCGTGACCACCACCACCTGGCAAG GAAGATAATGAAAGACATCATGGGAGACCCACGGATCAACAATTACAACTTCTTCTCCAAGGCTGGCATCTCCTCTTCTTTCTCAGGACCCCTGGcag TCACCCAGGACCTGACTTCCACTTTTGGGCTGGACCTGCTGTTTTTGGAGGGTGGATTCCTGAGGAAGAGCGTCTCCGActtctccctgctcagccacGGCCAGCGCCTTCGTGCAGCTCAG GTGACCTTTGAAGCACAAGGGATGGAGTCAATGATGGGAGAAAACCTCtcagaaggagaagaggagccAGAGCTCATGGCTGGGATGGCAGCCACCTTCTTTGACGTCCAGCTGCGGCCAATTGTCTTCTTCCAGGGATACACAGACCTGATGGGCAAGgtcctgctgagcagtgcagagCCCACCAGTGTGGTCAGGGGGAACCTCCTGCTGATGGACCATCACCAG GtcattcctctgcaggctggcCTCCAAGTGACCATCAaactccaggctgggctggggctggacaTTTCAGCTGACATGGACGTGAGCATTTGGGAGCAGGAACTGAAAACCAGCGTCAATGCCAG GGGAAGCCTTGCCATGGATTTCCAGGCAGAACTGGATTCCCCTTTGCTGCAAGCCACCCTGAGGAGCCAGACAGAGGTGGAGACCTCCCTCCACTTTGACACCAAGCTGAGGTTTTCCAGCAGCCCCGTGCTCATGTGCCTGCAGCTGAGAGAGGAACAGGTCCCATACAG GGAGGTCCTCTCGGTGTCCCAGTCTGCCGGCAGCCGGAGCAGCACCGCTCGGAGGGGCCGGCGCGGCGCCGTGCCCGGGAGGGAATTTGCCCTGCACCAAACCAACTCCAAGGTCTGCAAcctcctgctggctgcagaaaAGGAATAA
- the LOC118688161 gene encoding C-type lectin domain family 2 member D-like, translated as MGREQGAVYSRQRDAGCEQEDNELCSIRAVANEPQHPQQGPAAADPHLPGAQEASWHQQGDATCERAVSADVENGFCTSDGSVREPLAPQGTSATKNEHKRSLRRFLGEWIKGHPVATAVLILLLLVLVLALGVAVAVLAAPQVPVTPATPLSLLGCPHGWVGYNGVCYYFSRDYSTWEQGQERCSELGASLAIAKDEEAMDLLFRLRGNVDYWLGLRRRGERLHWGDGSSYSSRVPVLGNSLCVYLADGKRFRSDNCSNERPYLCSKAPAPL; from the exons ATGGGTCGGGAGCAAGGTGCTGTTTATTCCAGGCAGAGAGATGCCGGCTGTGAGCAGGAGGACAATGAACTCTGCTCCATTCGTGCAGTTGCGAATGagccccagcatccccagcaagGACCAGCAGCCGCGGATCCACACCTGCCTGGGGCCCAAGAAGCCTCTTGGCATCAGCAGGGGGATGCCACTTGTGAGCGTGCAGTGAGTGCAGATGTGGAGAATGGATTCTGCACCAGTGATGGGAGTGTGAGGGAGCCCCTGGCTCCCCAGGGCACATCAGCAACCAAGAATGAACACAAAAGGAGCCTCAGAAGATTCCTGG gtgaaTGGATCAAGGGCCATCCCGTGGCCACGGCGGTGCTgattctgctgctcctggtgctggtgctggcttTGGGGGTGGccgtggctgtgctggcag caccacaggtTCCAGTCACACCTGCGACTCCGCTGTCACTTctgggctgtccccatggctgGGTTGGGTACAATGGGGTCTGCTACTACTTCTCAAGGGATTACAGCACCTGGGAGCAAGGTCAGGAACGGTGCTCCGAGCTCGGGGCCTCCCTGGCCATTGCCAAGGATGAGGAGGCCATG GATTTGCTCTTCCGCCTCCGCGGGAACGTCGATTACTGGCTCGGGCTGCGCAGACGGGGCGAGCGCCTGCACTGGGGGGACGGCAGCAGCTACAGCTCCCG ggttCCTGTCCTCGGCAATTCCCTGTGCGTGTACCTGGCCGACGGGAAAAGGTTCAGGAGTGACAACTGCTCCAATGAGCGGCCGTATCTCTGCAGCAAGGCCCCAGCTCCCCTGTAA